One region of Eupeodes corollae chromosome 1, idEupCoro1.1, whole genome shotgun sequence genomic DNA includes:
- the LOC129941880 gene encoding mucin-2-like, with protein sequence MKLVAAVILLLSFIDAEANQSPEFGNSNSLPELIRTLNGNIREKRHILRPVLPHRPILPPYRPPIIPPPFWPRPPLPIWTTTTTRKPKTTKRKTTTTKPKPTTAKPKPTRTTPKKPATTSKPKPTTHKPKPTTARPKPTIKPTPKKTTTTSRPPTTTPKPKPTTSRPKPTIGTTPKKTTTTSRPATTTLKPKPTTTGPTTKPKPTIKTTTKKPPITSGPITTTTKNPTVKPNPPPIGPTPSTAKPATSSVQPVSTTSVIPSSTTPCLTTEDTPVTTAENESTEISTTEAQDTETPSADEPNTSESTTETEITSEEPTTEETTEPETTESQEVTEDSKTTGNDESTEEQESTTASEPTSEASTSENVPSTESEEQQPTSTEEPETSESITVENEPSPSTTEKSTPTESQSSTTQKVTTEAQQPSTEDPISSESQQSTETTQTNSSTQRSTTEGVQPTGVTESTTSKPSSPPPCGYPIFSYIYITFWPFCCQQ encoded by the coding sequence ATGAAGTTGGTTGCGGCAGTTATCCTGCTGTTGAGCTTTATTGATGCTGAAGCAAATCAATCGCCCGAGTTTGGAAATTCAAACTCCTTGCCAGAACTTATTAGaacattaaatggaaatatTCGTGAGAAGAGGCATATTTTGAGACCTGTATTGCCCCATAGACCAATTCTTCCTCCATATCGTCCGCCAATAATTCCGCCACCATTTTGGCCAAGACCTCCATTACCAATATGGACAACAACTACAACACGTAAACCTAAGACTACAAAGCGAAAAACTACAACGACTAAGCCTAAACCTACAACTGCTAAGCCAAAACCGACCAGGACAACCCCGAAAAAACCAGCAACAACATCAAAACCGAAACCCACAACGCATAAGCCGAAACCAACTACCGCAAGACCCAAGCCGACTATAAAACCAACTCCCAAGAAAACAACAACCACTTCAAGGCCCCCAACTACAACACCTAAACCAAAACCAACTACTTCTAGACCAAAGCCTACCATTGGAACGACTCCCaagaaaacaacaaccacaTCAAGGCCTGCAACTACAACGCTTAAGCCAAAACCAACTACTACTGGACCAACTACTAAGCCAAAACCGACCATAAAAACGACAACCAAGAAACCACCAATTACTTCAGGACCAATtacaacaactacaaaaaaTCCGACAGTTAAACCTAATCCACCACCAATTGGACCAACACCAAGTACTGCAAAACCAGCAACATCAAGCGTTCAACCGGTTTCAACTACTTCCGTAATACCTAGCTCAACTACACCATGTCTTACTACTGAAGATACCCCAGTAACAACTGCAGAAAATGAATCTACAGAAATCTCTACAACAGAAGCGCAGGATACGGAAACACCGTCAGCAGACGAGCCAAACACTTCTGAGAGTAcaacagaaacagaaataaCGAGTGAAGAGCCTACGACTGAGGAAACAACAGAACCTGAAACTACTGAAAGCCAGGAAGTAACTGAAGATTCAAAAACCACTGGAAATGATGAATCAACGGAAGAGCAAGAATCAACAACAGCTTCAGAGCCAACGTCAGAAGCATCTACATCAGAAAATGTACCATCAACCGAAAGTGAAGAGCAGCAACCAACATCGACCGAAGAACCAGAAACGTCTGAATCAATAACAGTGGAAAATGAACCATCACCATCAACGACGGAAAAATCAACTCCTACTGAAAGCCAAAGCTCAACCACCCAAAAAGTAACCACAGAAGCACAACAACCATCCACGGAGGACCCAATATCTAGTGAAAGTCAGCAATCCACGGAAACAACACAGACCAATAGTAGTACACAGCGATCGACAACAGAGGGCGTTCAACCAACAGGAGTAACAGAATCAACAACGTCAAAGCCATCTTCACCTCCCCCATGTGGTTATCCAATCTTCTCATATATTTACATTACTTTCTGgccattttgttgtcaacaataa